A genome region from Natronosalvus rutilus includes the following:
- a CDS encoding ABC transporter ATP-binding protein: MSLLELEGVHTYYGESHILQGVNLHVEEGEVVALIGRNGVGKTTTLRTILQLTPPREGTVRYAGEDVTGLPTHEVATRGIGWVPEERRMFGYLSVEENLRVAVGPEGDFDVLRDEMFDLFPDLERFREKEARNLSGGQQQMLAIARGIVGGNDLLLVDEPSEGLAPLIVDQVVEALRDVSADTTMVLVEQNFPLAMDLADRFYLLDHGTVVESGSTEGVTADDEQIRRYLSA, from the coding sequence GTGAGCCTGCTCGAACTCGAGGGTGTCCACACGTACTACGGCGAGAGCCACATCCTCCAGGGCGTCAATCTGCACGTCGAGGAGGGCGAAGTCGTCGCCCTGATCGGACGCAATGGCGTCGGGAAGACGACGACCCTGCGAACGATCCTCCAGTTGACGCCGCCGCGGGAGGGCACGGTTCGCTACGCGGGCGAGGACGTCACCGGCCTCCCGACCCACGAGGTCGCCACCCGCGGCATCGGCTGGGTGCCCGAGGAACGACGGATGTTCGGTTACCTCAGCGTCGAGGAGAACCTGCGGGTCGCTGTCGGCCCGGAAGGCGACTTCGACGTGCTGCGAGACGAGATGTTCGACCTGTTCCCGGACCTCGAGCGCTTCCGCGAGAAGGAAGCCCGGAACCTGAGCGGCGGGCAACAGCAGATGCTGGCCATCGCCCGCGGGATCGTCGGCGGGAACGATCTTCTCCTGGTCGACGAGCCGAGTGAGGGGTTAGCCCCGCTGATCGTCGACCAGGTCGTCGAGGCGTTGCGCGACGTCTCCGCGGACACCACGATGGTGCTGGTCGAGCAGAACTTCCCGCTGGCGATGGACCTCGCCGACCGATTCTACCTGCTCGATCACGGCACGGTCGTCGAGTCGGGTTCGACGGAGGGCGTCACCGCCGACGACGAACAGATACGGAGGTATCTCTCGGCATGA
- a CDS encoding branched-chain amino acid ABC transporter permease, with product MLEIGFGPGVVGLLDPSFPLEWIGTFASVAAVAPLEGLDTVARILIEGLGKASIYFIIAIGLTLVFGLMGVLNFAHGAFAMVGSYVGGVLMVLLVASSAGAATRIVFFVIVVAVVFALLTAVGAALEVGLVRPIYDRTPMYQILLTFGVGLILEEVARIVATARGIQPEPKWSGAQATIPSALDAPSEILLTLFGARIRGFYLFAIVAGAILAVVVWAFLTRTLYGLYIRAGSEDSEMVEALGIDVRRAFTIVFGLGTGLAAVGGVFLMWDPTAGPSVLLNLEVLLYAFVVVVIGGLGSFKGTVVAALIVGLADSLTTWLFTSGTVPFPGLSEVTLFLLLVIALVIRPQGLYGVEEVGGH from the coding sequence ATGCTCGAGATCGGGTTCGGTCCCGGTGTCGTCGGACTGCTCGATCCCTCGTTCCCGCTCGAGTGGATCGGAACATTTGCTTCTGTCGCCGCTGTCGCCCCGCTCGAGGGGCTCGACACGGTCGCCCGCATCCTCATCGAGGGCCTCGGCAAGGCGTCGATCTACTTCATCATCGCCATCGGCCTCACCCTCGTGTTCGGACTGATGGGCGTGCTGAACTTCGCCCACGGTGCGTTCGCCATGGTCGGCTCCTACGTTGGCGGCGTGTTGATGGTCCTGCTCGTCGCCTCGAGCGCGGGCGCGGCGACCCGGATCGTCTTCTTCGTGATCGTCGTGGCCGTCGTCTTCGCTCTGCTGACGGCCGTCGGCGCCGCCCTCGAGGTCGGCCTCGTCCGTCCGATCTACGACCGGACGCCGATGTACCAGATCCTGTTGACCTTCGGCGTGGGACTGATCCTCGAAGAGGTCGCCAGAATCGTCGCCACCGCTCGCGGTATCCAGCCCGAGCCGAAATGGTCCGGGGCGCAGGCGACGATTCCGTCGGCACTCGACGCGCCGTCGGAGATCCTACTGACGCTGTTCGGTGCCCGGATCCGCGGGTTCTACCTGTTCGCCATCGTCGCCGGCGCAATCCTGGCCGTCGTCGTCTGGGCGTTCCTGACCCGGACGCTGTACGGCCTCTACATCCGGGCCGGCAGCGAGGACTCGGAGATGGTGGAGGCTCTCGGGATCGACGTCCGTCGGGCGTTCACCATCGTCTTTGGCCTCGGAACCGGCCTCGCAGCCGTCGGCGGCGTCTTCCTCATGTGGGACCCGACGGCCGGGCCGAGCGTGCTGCTCAACCTCGAGGTCCTCCTGTACGCGTTCGTCGTCGTCGTTATCGGCGGACTGGGCTCGTTCAAGGGAACGGTCGTCGCCGCGCTGATCGTCGGGCTGGCGGACTCGCTGACGACGTGGTTATTCACCTCCGGAACCGTGCCCTTCCCGGGCCTCTCCGAGGTGACGCTATTCCTGTTGCTCGTGATCGCCCTCGTGATCCGCCCGCAGGGACTGTACGGCGTCGA
- a CDS encoding alpha/beta fold hydrolase has product MTRATNGDVELAYEVGGDPDGEPVVFVEGLGYSRWMWRWQREALADEYRTILWDNRGTGDSDAPEGPYSIEEMADDLETVLADAGVDRAHLVGASMGGMIAQRYALEYGRAATLSLLCTTPGGPEAVPVPEETQAAMFAVPEDADERERIRHRMAPAVSPTFFEENPDVTEDIIDWRLESDASDAARKAQAAGVAEFDAADEVSALEVPVVILHGSDDQVVPVENGRLLENLIPQGRLEVCDGGHHLFFVERSDWVNERVIDFLEANPVEGGLDVGDESGSETSLEAGDRE; this is encoded by the coding sequence ATGACTCGAGCGACCAACGGCGACGTGGAACTCGCCTACGAGGTCGGCGGCGACCCGGACGGGGAGCCCGTCGTCTTCGTCGAGGGACTCGGCTACAGCCGGTGGATGTGGCGCTGGCAGCGCGAAGCGCTGGCCGACGAGTATCGGACGATCCTGTGGGACAACCGCGGCACGGGCGACTCCGACGCCCCGGAGGGACCGTATTCGATCGAGGAGATGGCTGACGACCTCGAGACCGTACTCGCGGACGCGGGCGTCGACCGTGCCCACCTGGTCGGGGCGAGCATGGGCGGGATGATCGCCCAGCGCTACGCCCTCGAGTACGGCCGTGCGGCGACCCTCTCTTTGCTCTGTACCACCCCCGGCGGCCCGGAGGCGGTTCCGGTGCCCGAAGAGACGCAGGCGGCGATGTTCGCGGTTCCAGAGGACGCCGACGAGCGCGAGCGAATTCGTCATCGAATGGCCCCCGCTGTCTCGCCGACCTTTTTCGAGGAGAACCCCGACGTGACCGAGGACATTATCGACTGGCGCCTCGAGAGCGACGCGAGCGACGCGGCCAGGAAGGCCCAGGCGGCGGGCGTGGCCGAGTTCGACGCGGCGGACGAGGTGTCGGCGCTCGAGGTCCCAGTAGTGATCCTCCACGGGAGTGACGACCAGGTCGTCCCCGTCGAGAACGGTCGCCTACTCGAGAACCTGATCCCGCAGGGCCGACTCGAGGTCTGTGACGGCGGTCATCACCTCTTCTTCGTCGAGCGGTCCGACTGGGTGAACGAGCGGGTGATCGACTTTCTCGAGGCGAACCCGGTCGAGGGCGGCCTCGACGTCGGCGACGAATCCGGGAGCGAGACCTCGCTCGAGGCCGGTGATCGCGAGTGA
- a CDS encoding MaoC family dehydratase, producing the protein MSTASPGDRSEISQRITTDHIERFADLTGDENPLHLDPEYAAEGLFDGPVAHGMLAAGLISSALASLPGDVVYLSQDLSFEAPVYPGQTVTATAEVLEDLGDDRYRVQTIARVEDDVVVSGEATVLSLAHEG; encoded by the coding sequence ATGTCGACTGCCAGCCCCGGCGACCGGAGCGAGATCAGCCAGCGAATCACGACCGACCACATCGAGCGCTTCGCCGACCTCACCGGCGACGAGAACCCGCTCCACCTCGATCCCGAGTACGCCGCGGAGGGCCTCTTCGACGGCCCCGTCGCCCACGGCATGCTCGCGGCGGGCCTCATCTCGAGCGCCCTCGCTTCCCTCCCCGGCGACGTCGTCTACCTCTCCCAGGACCTCTCGTTCGAGGCGCCCGTGTATCCCGGTCAGACCGTCACCGCGACGGCCGAGGTGCTCGAGGACCTGGGCGACGACCGCTACCGCGTCCAGACGATCGCCCGCGTCGAGGACGACGTGGTCGTCTCGGGGGAAGCCACGGTACTCTCGCTCGCTCACGAGGGCTGA
- a CDS encoding Zn-ribbon domain-containing OB-fold protein, whose product MSDAGLPDPLTHAEWTAGLRDGRLLGQRCVACGNETAAPKAACNECGSREIETVELPTEGTVYTVTTIAVAPAAFEGGYRVAVVDLGTEGNARVTARLEADAEIGDAVAFSDVLEVEEAVPVFR is encoded by the coding sequence ATGAGTGACGCGGGTCTCCCCGACCCCCTGACCCACGCCGAGTGGACCGCAGGGCTCCGCGACGGTCGGCTCTTGGGCCAGCGCTGTGTCGCCTGCGGCAACGAGACGGCAGCGCCGAAGGCCGCCTGCAACGAGTGTGGTTCCCGCGAGATCGAGACGGTCGAACTGCCGACGGAGGGAACGGTCTACACCGTAACGACCATCGCCGTCGCCCCGGCAGCCTTCGAGGGCGGCTACCGCGTCGCGGTGGTCGACCTCGGCACCGAGGGCAACGCCCGCGTGACCGCCCGCCTCGAGGCCGACGCCGAGATTGGCGATGCCGTCGCGTTCTCGGACGTGCTCGAGGTCGAGGAGGCCGTACCGGTCTTCCGCTAA
- a CDS encoding ABC transporter substrate-binding protein: protein MAQGTNRRDVLRRTGALAALGSAGLAGCIADENGNGNGGNGGNGGNGGNGDSDGDGNGNGNGDGNGSQQVSDETIRIGALQPVSGDLEYYGQISLMGFYSGIAYKYDVDPVTEMTTGTHTIDPDNGPTFEFIVEDTEFTPDIAQSVAESLVLDEEVDLLFGASSSDSARRISTNILDEAGVPYIAGPSADADITASSEYCHDLLFRASEHTGMDARAGGRYVAQQGDVSTVAIFAAEGAFGEGVANNYTEVLENEGVEVLEPRFVEPGYSEFEGLFDEALDQGADGVVGGFTFITLPEFLPTAMAYDEIQAFGGFAELVTTQITGQAVEATLGEDFTAEDIQESGLGPFTTRYHWNQYDNEINDAFIELHTEAYGLMPDLFSAGTFVGGSALVQAIDETGSVDSGDIADAMRGMTVTDTPKGEGAYTFQEHNNQAASAMTVAWPVPTSDDVSEYWDAAVMPGEPVETIPAEEVMIPAEDASCSLN from the coding sequence ATGGCACAAGGTACCAACCGGCGGGACGTGCTCCGGCGAACGGGTGCGCTCGCCGCGCTCGGATCGGCCGGACTGGCAGGGTGTATCGCGGACGAGAACGGGAACGGCAACGGCGGGAACGGTGGTAACGGTGGCAATGGCGGGAACGGTGATAGCGACGGCGACGGGAACGGCAATGGCAACGGCGACGGGAACGGAAGCCAGCAGGTCTCCGACGAAACCATCCGCATCGGCGCCTTACAACCCGTCTCCGGCGACCTCGAGTACTACGGACAGATCAGCCTCATGGGCTTTTACTCGGGGATTGCCTACAAGTACGACGTCGATCCCGTCACCGAAATGACGACGGGAACCCACACCATCGACCCCGACAACGGCCCAACCTTCGAGTTCATCGTCGAGGACACCGAGTTCACTCCGGACATCGCCCAGTCGGTCGCCGAAAGCCTAGTGCTGGACGAGGAGGTCGACCTCCTCTTTGGCGCCTCGAGTTCCGACTCCGCGCGGCGGATCTCGACAAACATCCTCGACGAGGCAGGGGTTCCGTACATCGCCGGGCCATCGGCTGACGCGGACATCACGGCCTCGAGTGAGTACTGCCACGACCTGCTCTTCCGTGCGAGCGAGCACACGGGGATGGACGCCCGCGCGGGCGGTCGATACGTCGCCCAGCAGGGGGACGTCTCGACGGTCGCCATCTTCGCCGCGGAGGGCGCGTTCGGCGAGGGCGTCGCGAACAACTACACCGAAGTGCTCGAGAACGAGGGCGTCGAGGTGCTTGAGCCGCGGTTCGTCGAGCCGGGCTACAGCGAATTCGAGGGGCTGTTCGACGAGGCCCTCGACCAGGGCGCAGACGGCGTCGTCGGCGGCTTCACCTTCATCACGCTGCCGGAGTTTCTCCCAACGGCGATGGCGTACGACGAGATCCAGGCCTTCGGCGGGTTCGCGGAACTCGTGACGACCCAGATCACGGGTCAAGCCGTCGAGGCGACCCTCGGCGAGGACTTCACGGCCGAGGACATCCAGGAGTCCGGGCTCGGGCCGTTCACGACGCGCTACCACTGGAACCAGTACGACAACGAGATCAACGACGCCTTCATCGAGCTGCACACCGAGGCCTACGGCCTGATGCCCGACCTGTTCAGCGCGGGCACGTTCGTCGGCGGCTCGGCTCTCGTCCAGGCCATCGACGAGACCGGGTCGGTCGACAGCGGCGACATCGCCGACGCGATGCGCGGCATGACGGTGACGGACACGCCGAAGGGCGAGGGCGCGTACACCTTCCAGGAGCACAACAACCAGGCCGCCTCGGCGATGACCGTCGCCTGGCCGGTCCCGACCAGCGACGACGTCTCCGAGTACTGGGACGCCGCCGTGATGCCGGGCGAGCCGGTCGAGACCATCCCGGCCGAGGAGGTCATGATACCGGCCGAGGACGCCAGCTGTTCGCTGAACTGA
- a CDS encoding thiolase domain-containing protein: MHQARIVGVGMTNFGVHDQPLPELFSSAAFDAMDDAGVDAPAIESFYLGNAMGGQTERDTHLAPTLASHIGLAGIPCQRYEDACATSSNAFKHAVRAVEAGQHDVILVGGVERCTPTTGLDTPEMTSVFASASHRQYEQPTGLSFPGVFGLLTTRHMHEYGTTEEDLAAVAVKNHHHGTYNPRAQFGSETTVEEVLESPIVASPFHLFDCCPFSDGAAAVVVANEEAAADFSGESVAVSGVGHATDTIPLADKADFTATQSARDAANQAYEQAGVGPDDIDVVELHDCFTGAEVLAIEALGFFEDGEGGPAAANGETALDGRIPVNPSGGLKAKGHPIGATGVAQLVELTEHLRGEAGERQVEGARRGLAHNLGGDAGTTIVSILEVDA, translated from the coding sequence ATGCACCAGGCACGTATCGTCGGGGTTGGCATGACCAACTTCGGCGTCCACGACCAGCCGCTTCCGGAACTCTTCTCGAGCGCGGCGTTCGACGCGATGGACGACGCGGGTGTCGACGCGCCCGCCATCGAGTCGTTCTACCTCGGGAACGCCATGGGCGGACAAACCGAGCGGGACACCCACCTCGCGCCGACGCTGGCGAGTCACATCGGCCTGGCGGGCATCCCCTGCCAACGCTACGAGGACGCCTGTGCGACCTCCTCGAACGCGTTCAAACACGCCGTCCGCGCGGTCGAGGCCGGCCAGCACGACGTCATCCTCGTCGGCGGCGTCGAACGTTGTACCCCGACGACGGGCCTCGACACGCCCGAGATGACGTCCGTCTTCGCCTCCGCCTCCCACCGCCAGTACGAACAGCCGACCGGGCTCTCCTTCCCCGGCGTCTTCGGCCTGTTGACGACCCGCCACATGCACGAGTACGGGACGACCGAGGAGGACCTCGCCGCCGTCGCGGTCAAGAACCACCACCACGGAACCTACAACCCGCGCGCCCAATTCGGCTCGGAGACGACGGTCGAGGAGGTCCTCGAGAGCCCGATCGTCGCCTCGCCGTTCCACCTGTTCGACTGCTGTCCGTTCTCCGACGGCGCGGCGGCCGTCGTCGTCGCAAACGAAGAGGCCGCAGCCGACTTCTCGGGCGAGTCCGTCGCCGTCTCCGGTGTCGGCCACGCCACTGACACGATTCCGCTCGCGGACAAGGCCGACTTCACGGCGACGCAGTCGGCTCGAGACGCCGCGAACCAGGCCTACGAGCAGGCCGGTGTCGGCCCCGACGACATCGACGTGGTCGAGCTCCACGACTGCTTCACCGGCGCTGAGGTGCTGGCCATCGAGGCGCTCGGCTTCTTCGAGGACGGCGAGGGCGGCCCGGCCGCCGCGAACGGGGAAACCGCCCTCGACGGCCGCATCCCGGTCAACCCAAGCGGCGGCCTGAAGGCAAAGGGCCACCCCATCGGCGCCACCGGGGTCGCACAGCTGGTCGAACTCACCGAACACCTCCGTGGGGAGGCTGGCGAGCGCCAGGTCGAGGGCGCGCGTCGCGGGCTCGCACACAACCTGGGCGGCGACGCCGGAACTACCATCGTCTCCATTCTGGAGGTGGACGCATGA
- a CDS encoding SDR family NAD(P)-dependent oxidoreductase, with translation MSMTALSVPPIEREDVHEFDDDRFHPGRVCVVTGGASGIGRAVVLAAAVNGLTVLATDVDEAGLAETIEHAERLAVADRVETVAADLEDDAALEAITDAARERGNVSYLANVAGLQHVAPLESFPLSAYDRIQRVMLRAPFVLTRHLWEDLEANDGCVGNMASVHGHYVTSDKVAYNTVKFGIRGLTQSIAAEGDGDVRAFSVSTGYVKTPLVTEQIPETAAQRGLEVDEVIEDVMLGQARTGEMMTPLEVANLFLFGFSGLASHLNGGDLLFDDGMTLTYE, from the coding sequence CTGTCTATGACAGCCCTGTCGGTTCCACCGATTGAGCGAGAGGACGTCCACGAGTTCGACGACGACCGCTTTCACCCCGGCCGCGTGTGCGTAGTGACCGGCGGCGCGTCCGGAATCGGCCGGGCCGTCGTCCTCGCCGCCGCCGTCAACGGGCTCACCGTGCTCGCGACCGACGTCGACGAGGCGGGACTCGCCGAGACCATCGAGCACGCCGAGCGCCTCGCGGTCGCCGATCGCGTGGAGACGGTCGCCGCGGACCTCGAGGACGACGCGGCCCTCGAGGCAATTACCGACGCGGCCCGCGAACGCGGGAACGTTTCCTACCTCGCAAACGTCGCCGGCCTCCAGCACGTTGCGCCCCTCGAGTCGTTCCCGCTGTCAGCCTACGATCGGATCCAGCGGGTGATGCTCCGGGCGCCGTTCGTCCTGACTCGCCACCTCTGGGAGGACCTCGAGGCGAACGACGGGTGTGTCGGGAACATGGCCTCGGTCCACGGCCACTACGTGACGAGCGACAAGGTGGCCTACAACACGGTCAAGTTCGGGATCCGTGGGCTCACCCAGTCCATCGCCGCCGAGGGCGACGGCGACGTGCGCGCGTTCTCCGTGAGCACGGGATACGTGAAGACGCCGCTCGTCACGGAGCAGATTCCCGAGACGGCCGCCCAGCGCGGCCTCGAGGTCGACGAAGTGATCGAGGACGTGATGCTCGGCCAGGCCAGGACTGGCGAGATGATGACGCCGCTCGAGGTGGCGAACCTGTTCCTGTTCGGCTTTTCGGGCCTCGCGAGTCACCTCAACGGCGGCGACTTGCTGTTCGACGACGGGATGACGCTCACCTACGAATGA
- a CDS encoding AMP-binding protein, translated as MSWSDDDYGWVGDWTARRASLSPDRTAIVDATDGTRATYADLESRANRTARLLEDYDVCEGSRVALVSRNRLEVFDLFFGTGKTGSVLAPLSYRLAPPELAELLELVDPNLLVIESPFVERLEHAMARSSVDPSVLEIETNEPAGGWDVYRDRLPVNDGPVESRDRALSDPHLLLHTGGSTGTPKETTVTHGSLYWNSTNTITAWGLRPDDVTPMVFPNFHTGGWNVITLPLIHMGGTLVIDREVDPRRVLDQVETHEATVLVAVPAVLRSMATHDDWDRTDLSSLRFVKSGGGPCRDSIVQAWRDRGVDMSQGYGLTEIGPNNFAMPDEYDPGKVASVGKPVLHADARIIDENGREVEAGEIGELELRGPHGSAGYWRNPEATRETFGNEADAERWVSTGDLARVDEDGFYHIEGRKKNMFISGGENVYPPEVEDVIADNDAVAEAIVVGVPDDQWGTVGKAVVELTDEARTNAATPEDALALEDLEVFLSGKLARFKIPKYLAFVDEMPMSGPSKIDRTALEDRFGDDEDEGSQNESGEGGENRNDTDDGAEVEP; from the coding sequence GTGAGCTGGAGCGACGACGACTACGGCTGGGTCGGCGACTGGACCGCCAGGCGGGCGTCGCTCTCGCCCGACCGGACGGCGATCGTCGACGCCACCGACGGCACGCGAGCAACGTACGCGGACCTCGAGTCGCGGGCGAATCGCACGGCTCGATTGCTCGAGGACTACGACGTGTGCGAGGGATCCCGGGTCGCCCTCGTCTCGCGAAATCGCCTCGAGGTCTTCGACCTGTTCTTCGGGACTGGCAAGACTGGCAGCGTGCTCGCGCCGCTGTCCTACCGACTCGCGCCGCCGGAACTGGCCGAACTGCTGGAACTCGTCGACCCGAACCTGCTCGTCATCGAGTCGCCGTTCGTCGAGCGCCTCGAGCACGCGATGGCTCGCTCGAGCGTCGATCCATCGGTGCTCGAGATCGAGACCAACGAACCCGCGGGCGGGTGGGACGTCTATCGAGACCGGCTTCCGGTGAACGACGGCCCCGTCGAGAGCCGCGACCGAGCTCTCTCGGATCCGCACCTCCTGCTCCACACCGGCGGCTCGACGGGGACGCCAAAAGAGACGACGGTCACTCACGGCTCGCTGTACTGGAACTCCACGAACACGATCACCGCGTGGGGTCTCCGGCCGGACGACGTGACGCCGATGGTGTTCCCCAACTTCCACACCGGCGGCTGGAACGTCATCACCCTCCCGCTGATCCACATGGGCGGCACGCTGGTCATCGACCGCGAGGTCGACCCCCGACGAGTCCTCGACCAGGTCGAGACCCACGAGGCGACTGTTCTCGTGGCCGTCCCCGCCGTGTTGCGGTCGATGGCGACCCACGACGACTGGGATCGGACGGACCTCTCGAGCCTGCGGTTCGTCAAGAGCGGCGGCGGTCCCTGCCGGGACTCGATCGTGCAGGCCTGGCGCGACCGCGGCGTCGACATGTCTCAGGGGTACGGCCTCACCGAAATCGGTCCGAACAACTTCGCGATGCCCGACGAGTACGACCCCGGGAAGGTCGCGAGCGTCGGCAAACCGGTTCTCCACGCTGACGCCCGGATCATTGACGAAAACGGACGTGAGGTCGAGGCCGGGGAGATCGGCGAACTCGAGTTGCGCGGTCCCCACGGTTCGGCGGGCTACTGGCGCAACCCCGAGGCGACCAGGGAGACGTTCGGGAACGAGGCTGACGCCGAACGGTGGGTGTCCACCGGCGACCTCGCCCGAGTCGACGAAGATGGATTCTACCACATCGAGGGCCGAAAGAAGAACATGTTCATCAGCGGGGGCGAGAACGTGTACCCGCCCGAGGTCGAGGACGTGATCGCGGATAACGACGCGGTGGCGGAAGCGATTGTCGTCGGCGTCCCCGACGACCAGTGGGGGACGGTCGGGAAGGCCGTCGTCGAACTGACCGACGAAGCCCGGACGAACGCGGCAACCCCCGAGGACGCCCTGGCACTGGAAGACCTCGAGGTGTTCCTCTCCGGGAAACTCGCGCGGTTCAAGATTCCCAAGTACCTCGCGTTCGTCGACGAGATGCCGATGAGCGGCCCGTCGAAGATCGATCGGACGGCGCTCGAGGATCGGTTCGGGGACGACGAGGACGAGGGGAGTCAGAACGAGAGCGGCGAGGGCGGCGAGAATCGCAACGACACCGACGACGGAGCGGAGGTCGAACCGTGA
- a CDS encoding helix-turn-helix domain-containing protein, with protein MIDLTLDMEQYDCPFIDTTDDHDVSFTAVQWEFDGQRRELETRMMVEGEDRSTLESGLSTLQAHDNMYECTLFKKHEGTALLRTVIDETNAMRVIRDNGGYITGPFHIEDGSERWEVGFDETRTADDALADLERNNEFDVLAEDALDLPDLFDVLDNADAASNLIEGCRSLSEVERQTLTVAAEKGYFDQPRGATLQMLANEFDVSDTAVSKNVRRAERKVLRRVVDALEDLE; from the coding sequence ATGATCGATCTCACCCTGGACATGGAGCAGTACGACTGCCCGTTCATCGACACGACCGACGATCACGACGTGTCGTTCACCGCCGTTCAGTGGGAGTTCGACGGCCAGCGTCGCGAACTCGAGACGCGGATGATGGTCGAGGGTGAGGACCGGTCGACGCTCGAGTCCGGCCTGTCGACCCTGCAGGCCCACGACAACATGTACGAGTGCACGCTCTTCAAGAAACACGAGGGGACGGCGCTCCTGCGGACCGTCATCGACGAGACGAACGCGATGCGCGTGATCCGGGACAACGGCGGCTACATCACCGGCCCGTTTCACATCGAGGACGGCAGCGAGCGCTGGGAGGTCGGCTTCGACGAGACCCGGACGGCCGACGACGCCCTCGCCGACCTCGAGCGCAACAACGAGTTCGACGTCCTCGCCGAGGACGCCCTCGACCTGCCCGACCTCTTCGACGTGCTCGACAACGCCGACGCGGCGAGTAACCTGATCGAGGGCTGTCGGTCGCTCTCGGAGGTCGAACGCCAGACGCTCACGGTCGCGGCGGAGAAGGGCTACTTCGACCAGCCCCGGGGAGCGACCCTGCAGATGCTCGCCAACGAGTTCGACGTCTCCGACACGGCCGTCTCGAAGAACGTCCGCCGCGCGGAGCGAAAGGTCCTCCGGCGGGTCGTCGACGCCCTCGAGGACCTCGAGTAA
- a CDS encoding ABC transporter ATP-binding protein produces MVLRTTNLTKEFGGITAVDGVDFSLEAGELCSVIGPNGAGKTTFFNLLTGVLEPTQGTVEFAPSGGDGTSNGDVGGPTATDGGPTATTSDESKQWVDITDAPPHETALLGLHRSYQITNVFPTVSVLENVRVAVQAHRGNDSWQFWRNVGAFDDHYAEAESILERVGLAAEGDRTAQNLSHGEKRNLEIGIALAGDPDVLLLDEPTAGVSSEDVDQVTAIIEDVAADHAVMLIEHNMDVVMGISDRIAVLNRGELIADGEPETVRESEAVQQAYLGGYDGDGDGDSKEGSGGGASRTDDENDSSTGVAS; encoded by the coding sequence ATGGTGCTCCGGACGACCAATTTGACGAAGGAGTTCGGCGGCATCACCGCCGTCGACGGCGTCGACTTCAGCCTCGAGGCCGGCGAACTCTGCTCGGTGATCGGGCCGAACGGGGCCGGGAAGACGACGTTTTTCAACCTGCTGACGGGCGTGCTCGAGCCGACGCAGGGGACAGTCGAGTTCGCGCCGAGTGGCGGTGATGGGACAAGTAACGGCGACGTCGGCGGACCGACCGCAACCGACGGCGGACCGACCGCAACAACCAGTGACGAGTCTAAGCAGTGGGTCGACATCACCGACGCCCCGCCCCACGAGACGGCGCTACTCGGCCTGCACCGGTCCTACCAGATTACGAACGTCTTCCCGACCGTCTCGGTCCTCGAGAACGTCCGCGTGGCCGTCCAGGCCCACCGCGGCAACGACTCCTGGCAGTTCTGGCGCAACGTCGGCGCGTTCGACGATCACTACGCCGAGGCCGAGTCCATCCTCGAGAGGGTCGGCCTCGCCGCGGAAGGCGACCGGACCGCCCAGAACCTGAGCCACGGCGAGAAGCGCAACCTCGAGATTGGCATCGCACTGGCCGGCGACCCGGACGTGCTGTTGCTCGACGAACCGACCGCGGGCGTCTCGAGCGAGGATGTCGACCAGGTGACGGCGATCATCGAGGACGTCGCCGCCGATCACGCGGTCATGCTGATTGAGCACAACATGGACGTCGTCATGGGAATCAGCGACCGCATCGCAGTGCTCAACCGCGGCGAGTTGATCGCCGATGGCGAGCCCGAGACGGTTCGCGAGAGCGAGGCCGTCCAGCAGGCGTATCTGGGGGGCTACGACGGTGACGGCGACGGCGACAGCAAAGAAGGCAGCGGCGGCGGAGCGTCCCGAACTGACGACGAGAACGATTCCTCGACGGGGGTGGCGTCGTGA